A single region of the Octopus bimaculoides isolate UCB-OBI-ISO-001 chromosome 6, ASM119413v2, whole genome shotgun sequence genome encodes:
- the LOC106880447 gene encoding putative ATP synthase subunit f, mitochondrial — MGASIGTLPAEYNAKIHGPYNPGTYYGPHDPLSEVKIGEITSWVGRRNISPTGMVRAANRVHWRWLQSYFLTKKGGSAGVAQFCVLIAMSYYFLQYRSHTNHRHAKYH, encoded by the exons ATGGGAGCTTCAATCGGGACCCTTCCAGCAGAATACAATGCTAAGATCCATGGACCTTATAATCCAGGCACTTATTATGGGCCAC atgaCCCCCTTAGTGAAGTGAAAATTGGTGAGATTACATCATGGGTTGGCCGAAGGAATATATCTCCAACTGGAATGGTTAGAGCAGCAAACAgag TTCATTGGAGGTGGTTGCAGAGCTATTTCCTGACTAAGAAAGGCGGTTCTGCTGGAGTGGCTCAGTTTTGTGTTTTGATTGCCATGAGTTACTACTTCCTTCAATACAGATCCCAca ctaaCCATCGCCATGCCAAGTACCATTaa